The following are encoded together in the Rhizobium sp. SSA_523 genome:
- a CDS encoding potassium channel family protein, translating into MDDRPHNRIVGQRWSHLRATMQRLEKGRDAWAMRWQAFFALIDLAILAFFLFGPYFRTGPSYLIVDYAIACWIAGELVARAMASSGWKRFLQRPMTWVDFIILVTLLFPNVLFNFAFLRAMRIWAIGNSPLLREGLRRFGWLQYQDVVRACLNFLVFLFMVTGFVYTSFFYGRDAGEGFVDALYFTVATVTTTGFGDITLPGTLGKLTSVATMIIGISLFVRLAQAIFRPYKVNFPCPQCGLQRHDADAVHCKACGYLLNIPNEE; encoded by the coding sequence ATGGATGATCGCCCTCACAACCGCATAGTCGGCCAGCGCTGGTCGCATCTGCGCGCCACGATGCAGCGACTTGAAAAGGGTCGCGACGCCTGGGCCATGCGCTGGCAGGCGTTCTTTGCGCTGATCGATCTCGCGATCCTGGCCTTCTTTCTGTTCGGTCCTTACTTCCGGACCGGCCCCAGCTATCTGATCGTCGATTATGCCATTGCCTGCTGGATTGCCGGCGAACTCGTGGCACGTGCCATGGCCTCATCGGGATGGAAGCGTTTTCTGCAGCGCCCGATGACCTGGGTGGACTTCATCATCCTGGTGACGCTGCTGTTTCCGAATGTCCTGTTCAACTTCGCCTTCCTGCGCGCCATGCGCATCTGGGCGATCGGCAATAGCCCCCTCCTGCGGGAGGGGCTGCGGCGGTTCGGCTGGCTTCAGTATCAGGATGTCGTGCGCGCCTGCCTGAACTTCCTGGTCTTCCTCTTCATGGTGACCGGGTTCGTCTACACCTCCTTCTTCTACGGGCGGGATGCCGGCGAAGGTTTTGTCGACGCTTTGTATTTCACGGTGGCGACCGTGACGACAACGGGATTTGGCGACATTACCCTTCCGGGCACGCTCGGAAAGCTGACCTCCGTCGCGACGATGATTATCGGCATATCGCTCTTCGTGCGCCTGGCGCAGGCGATCTTCCGGCCCTACAAGGTCAACTTCCCCTGCCCGCAATGCGGCCTGCAAAGACATGATGCCGATGCCGTCCACTGCAAAGCCTGCGGCTATCTTCTGAATATTCCGAACGAGGAATAA
- a CDS encoding ABC transporter permease gives MRPFLQRLMRHPSGRIGLAVVLLYVLVAILGQAGLTPYDPLQQFRIERLQGPSAAHWMGTDMFGRDVLSRLMIGIGQSFIVAFSSVGIAAVLGTLLGLTAAWFGHLWDGLVMRSMDVLLAFPAILLALLFIAVVGPGTFTSILAIAFVYTPIFTRVVRGPALSIKARDFVDAARTFGSSTSYILSRHLMLNLVAPLTVQVTLALAWSLLTESGLSFLGLGTQPPDSSLGLMLSDSVNLMEMAPWLLVFPGLAVMLGILGFNLLGDALRDVLDPRTRRAAA, from the coding sequence ATGAGACCTTTCCTCCAACGCCTGATGCGCCATCCGAGCGGCCGGATCGGCCTTGCCGTCGTTTTGCTCTACGTCCTCGTGGCCATTCTCGGACAGGCGGGCCTGACCCCCTACGACCCCTTGCAGCAATTTCGGATCGAGCGCCTCCAGGGGCCATCCGCTGCCCATTGGATGGGTACGGACATGTTCGGCCGCGACGTCTTGAGCCGCCTGATGATCGGGATCGGCCAATCCTTCATCGTCGCCTTCTCCTCTGTCGGCATCGCCGCCGTACTGGGAACCCTGCTCGGCTTGACCGCCGCCTGGTTCGGCCACCTCTGGGACGGGCTTGTCATGCGCAGCATGGATGTATTGCTGGCCTTCCCCGCCATCTTGCTGGCCCTGCTGTTCATCGCGGTGGTAGGGCCTGGAACCTTCACCAGCATCCTCGCCATTGCCTTCGTCTATACGCCGATCTTCACCCGCGTCGTCCGTGGCCCGGCTCTCTCCATCAAGGCGCGTGATTTTGTCGATGCCGCCCGCACCTTCGGCAGTTCCACCTCCTATATCCTGTCCCGACATCTGATGCTGAACCTGGTCGCGCCGCTGACCGTGCAGGTGACACTGGCGCTTGCCTGGTCGCTCCTGACGGAATCCGGCCTCAGCTTCCTCGGCCTCGGCACGCAGCCGCCGGACTCCTCCCTGGGCCTGATGCTGTCCGACAGCGTCAATCTCATGGAAATGGCGCCATGGCTCCTGGTCTTTCCGGGCCTCGCCGTCATGCTCGGGATCCTCGGCTTCAACCTCCTCGGCGACGCCCTTCGCGACGTCCTCGATCCTCGAACACGACGAGCTGCCGCATGA
- a CDS encoding ABC transporter permease, which yields MNYLFRRLITFPLVMLGVSVLVFVAIRLVPGDSITAMLGTEAGLLTPQQREALTAYFGLDQSWLTQYGRWISGVVTGDLGISVTYGKPVLEVILQRFPLTLELALLSMAIAICAGLPLGVFAATRNERHSDLAVRIFAMIGQSTPSFVIGLVMIFILSSFFGILPAMGQFIPFRDDPIGNISQLILPALTLGLSFTASVTRISRSAMLDVLSDDYVRTARSKGASKRRVIWRHALPNALIPVVTLSGVEFGYLLGGAVLVEQIFALPGLGRMILEAILQRDYALVQGSVLFVALNFMLVNLLVDLVYVLLDPRIRLGGRT from the coding sequence ATGAACTACCTCTTCCGACGCCTCATCACGTTTCCGCTCGTGATGCTCGGCGTGTCCGTTCTGGTCTTCGTTGCCATTCGCCTCGTTCCAGGAGATTCCATCACCGCCATGCTCGGCACCGAGGCCGGCCTGCTCACACCGCAGCAGCGGGAGGCCTTGACCGCCTATTTCGGTCTCGACCAGAGCTGGCTGACACAATATGGACGCTGGATCAGCGGTGTCGTCACCGGTGACCTCGGCATCTCGGTCACCTATGGCAAGCCGGTGCTGGAGGTCATCCTGCAGCGGTTCCCGTTGACCCTGGAACTGGCACTGCTCTCCATGGCGATCGCGATTTGCGCCGGCCTTCCGCTCGGCGTCTTCGCGGCGACACGCAATGAGCGGCATTCCGATCTCGCGGTGCGCATCTTCGCCATGATCGGCCAGTCCACGCCAAGCTTCGTCATCGGGCTGGTGATGATCTTCATCCTCTCCTCATTCTTCGGCATCCTGCCGGCCATGGGGCAGTTCATCCCGTTCCGCGACGATCCGATCGGCAATATCAGCCAATTGATCCTGCCGGCGCTTACGCTCGGCCTTTCCTTCACCGCCTCGGTGACGCGGATCTCGCGCTCCGCCATGCTGGATGTGCTGAGCGATGACTATGTTCGCACGGCACGCAGCAAGGGCGCTTCCAAGCGTCGGGTGATCTGGCGGCACGCTTTGCCCAACGCCCTGATCCCGGTCGTCACCCTGAGCGGCGTGGAATTCGGCTATCTCCTCGGCGGGGCCGTCCTGGTGGAGCAGATCTTCGCCCTGCCCGGCCTCGGCCGCATGATCCTCGAGGCTATCTTGCAGCGCGATTACGCGCTGGTGCAGGGAAGCGTGCTCTTCGTGGCGCTCAACTTCATGCTCGTCAACCTTCTCGTCGACCTCGTCTACGTCCTGCTCGATCCGCGCATCCGGCTGGGAGGACGGACATGA
- a CDS encoding ABC transporter ATP-binding protein — protein MTPLLSVRDLKVGFGRGDQVREVVHGVTFDLQAGETLAIVGESGSGKSVTALSINRLIDDGGGRILGGEMHFATAAGDRIDLARAGERQLEKIRGAEIGMIFQEPMTSLNPVLPIGRQIEEAFSLQRGLSGAAARAATLDALERVRIPDAARRLGYYPHQLSGGMLQRVMIAMALATHPRLLIADEPTTALDVSVQAQIMALLAQLQREAGTGMIFITHDMGLVAGIADRVIVMQAGQVVEQGPLDRILDQPEHPYTRHLLKAVPHFSKGRQVRTDFHRSDRDTDTPMLKVDGLTVRFPAVAGLLKRKIGAIHAVEDVGFEVMPGETLAIVGESGSGKSTTARALLGLVRADRGQFSVEKAQSGTPRKPIQMVFQNPYASLNPRLNVESLLAEPVIASGQRIDASIREKMRRLLDRVGLPADGLSRYAHEFSGGQRQRLCIARSLMVNPSVLVLDEAVSALDVSVQATVLDLLIDLQNELKLAYLFVSHDMAVVERIAHRVAVLYAGRIVEIGRAAAVLALPQHDYTRRLIAAVPTMDRRHESYELNTSSVPSLLRPKGYEPEKPTWRSCGDDHLVRVEPDAA, from the coding sequence ATGACCCCGCTTCTTTCCGTCAGAGATCTGAAAGTCGGCTTCGGACGCGGCGACCAGGTGCGTGAAGTGGTGCATGGCGTCACCTTCGATCTTCAGGCCGGCGAGACACTGGCCATTGTCGGAGAGAGCGGCTCCGGAAAATCGGTGACGGCGCTCTCCATCAACCGCCTCATCGACGATGGCGGCGGCCGCATCCTGGGCGGGGAAATGCACTTCGCTACCGCCGCCGGCGACCGTATCGATCTTGCAAGGGCCGGGGAGCGACAGCTGGAGAAGATCCGCGGCGCCGAGATCGGCATGATCTTCCAGGAGCCGATGACCTCGCTCAACCCGGTTCTGCCGATCGGCCGCCAGATCGAAGAGGCCTTTTCGCTGCAGCGTGGGCTGAGCGGCGCTGCCGCAAGGGCTGCGACGCTGGATGCACTGGAACGGGTGCGCATTCCCGATGCCGCGCGTCGGCTGGGCTATTACCCGCACCAGCTTTCCGGGGGCATGCTGCAACGGGTGATGATCGCAATGGCGCTGGCGACCCATCCGCGCCTGTTGATTGCCGATGAACCGACGACCGCGCTCGATGTCAGCGTGCAGGCCCAGATCATGGCGCTCCTGGCGCAATTGCAGCGCGAAGCAGGCACCGGGATGATTTTCATCACCCATGATATGGGGCTGGTGGCCGGCATTGCGGATCGTGTCATTGTCATGCAGGCCGGTCAGGTGGTGGAACAGGGACCGCTCGACCGTATCCTCGACCAGCCGGAGCATCCTTACACCCGGCATCTTTTGAAAGCGGTACCGCATTTCTCGAAGGGTCGGCAGGTGCGGACGGATTTTCACCGGTCAGACCGGGATACCGATACGCCCATGCTCAAGGTGGATGGGTTGACCGTCCGCTTCCCGGCCGTGGCCGGCCTGCTGAAACGCAAGATCGGCGCCATCCACGCCGTCGAGGATGTCGGCTTCGAGGTCATGCCGGGCGAGACGCTCGCGATCGTCGGGGAGAGCGGATCGGGCAAATCGACGACCGCCCGGGCCCTGCTCGGGCTGGTGAGGGCGGATCGCGGGCAATTCAGCGTCGAGAAGGCGCAATCCGGGACGCCGCGCAAGCCGATCCAGATGGTCTTCCAAAATCCCTATGCCTCCCTCAATCCGCGGCTGAATGTCGAAAGCCTGCTCGCCGAACCCGTCATTGCCTCGGGGCAGAGGATCGACGCGTCCATCCGCGAGAAAATGCGCCGGCTTCTGGATCGTGTCGGGCTGCCGGCCGATGGTCTTTCCCGCTACGCCCATGAATTTTCCGGCGGTCAGAGGCAGCGCCTCTGCATCGCCCGCTCGCTGATGGTCAATCCATCGGTCCTGGTTCTGGACGAGGCGGTATCGGCGCTGGACGTTTCGGTCCAGGCGACCGTTCTCGACCTCCTTATTGATCTGCAGAATGAACTGAAGCTCGCCTACCTCTTCGTGTCGCACGACATGGCGGTTGTCGAGCGCATCGCGCATCGTGTGGCCGTTCTCTATGCCGGCAGGATTGTCGAGATCGGCCGGGCTGCCGCGGTTCTCGCATTGCCGCAGCATGATTACACGCGCCGGCTGATCGCCGCGGTTCCCACCATGGACCGTCGGCACGAATCCTACGAGCTCAACACGTCGTCCGTGCCATCGCTGCTGCGGCCGAAGGGCTACGAGCCCGAAAAGCCGACATGGCGGTCTTGCGGAGACGATCATCTTGTTCGGGTCGAACCCGACGCAGCGTGA
- a CDS encoding serine hydrolase has translation MPSDQDQLASADQRRAFDDAFALLASAIEEGRIPGGVLGSIDSNGTRLVRAAGLAQKTGVPRPMLRDTWFDLASLTKVAFTTPRILKHAAEGRIDLDAPLTTVIPDLRQYDPAAWERAVTFRQCLGHQTAFPAVEPLYTYGGDPHRLRAFVLQREWRQGPPVYSDINYILLGIALERLAGKTIRDLDPGPGFAFGAAEAECAATEFCAWRGRVMCGEVHDENCYALQGSGHAGLFGRVDAVLDYAADLIAGDASGDPVVAWMRTPLSDRRTHGWERPYPGWSGGLRANSSVIGHTGFTGTGLWIDFDNRRAWTLLTNRVHPSRHADSGIFTLRPAIGDAINGI, from the coding sequence ATGCCAAGCGATCAGGATCAACTGGCCTCTGCCGACCAGCGCCGGGCGTTTGACGATGCCTTCGCCCTGCTGGCGAGCGCCATAGAAGAGGGCCGCATTCCCGGCGGCGTCCTGGGATCAATCGACAGCAACGGGACGCGCTTGGTCAGGGCGGCCGGTCTGGCTCAGAAGACGGGCGTGCCGCGGCCCATGCTGCGTGACACCTGGTTCGATCTCGCCTCGTTGACCAAGGTCGCCTTCACCACACCGCGCATTCTCAAGCATGCAGCGGAGGGGCGTATCGATCTCGATGCTCCTTTGACGACGGTCATACCGGATCTTCGCCAATATGATCCCGCGGCCTGGGAAAGAGCCGTGACCTTCCGGCAGTGTCTGGGACACCAGACGGCTTTTCCCGCCGTCGAACCGCTTTACACCTATGGCGGCGATCCGCACCGTCTGCGGGCCTTTGTGCTGCAGAGGGAGTGGCGGCAGGGACCGCCCGTCTATTCCGACATCAATTATATCCTGCTTGGAATCGCGCTGGAGCGACTGGCGGGCAAGACCATCCGCGATCTCGATCCGGGCCCGGGCTTTGCCTTTGGCGCGGCCGAAGCCGAATGCGCAGCGACGGAATTTTGCGCATGGCGGGGTCGCGTGATGTGCGGTGAAGTGCATGACGAGAACTGCTACGCTTTGCAGGGATCCGGTCATGCCGGCCTATTCGGGCGCGTGGACGCGGTGCTGGATTATGCTGCGGATCTTATCGCCGGCGATGCATCCGGCGATCCTGTCGTCGCCTGGATGCGGACACCGCTCAGCGACCGGCGGACACATGGCTGGGAACGTCCCTATCCCGGCTGGTCCGGTGGGTTGCGCGCCAACAGTTCCGTCATCGGCCATACGGGCTTTACCGGGACAGGCCTCTGGATCGACTTCGACAACAGACGGGCATGGACGCTTCTGACGAACCGCGTCCATCCGAGCCGGCACGCCGATAGCGGCATATTCACGCTTCGCCCTGCTATTGGCGACGCGATCAATGGGATTTGA
- a CDS encoding helix-turn-helix domain-containing protein, producing MKKSPNAIDVHVGSRIRLRRTMLGMSQEKLGESLGITFQQVQKYEKGANRVGASRLQHIAEVLNVPIPFFFEGVPGATTEQPELTGDAASEFMGSRECVALATAFASIEDKRVRQSILSLVQSLASDQSASRDSKSSLHVTQ from the coding sequence GTGAAGAAGTCCCCCAATGCGATCGACGTGCATGTCGGTTCCCGCATTCGCCTTCGCCGCACCATGCTCGGAATGAGCCAGGAAAAGCTCGGTGAAAGCCTCGGCATCACGTTTCAGCAGGTGCAGAAGTATGAAAAGGGTGCCAATCGCGTTGGCGCCAGCCGTCTTCAGCATATTGCCGAAGTGCTCAATGTGCCGATCCCCTTCTTTTTCGAAGGCGTCCCGGGGGCAACGACCGAACAGCCGGAACTGACCGGCGATGCGGCGAGCGAATTCATGGGGTCACGGGAATGCGTGGCGCTCGCCACCGCCTTTGCGTCGATCGAGGACAAGCGCGTCCGGCAGAGCATTCTGAGCCTTGTGCAGTCGCTGGCATCGGATCAGAGCGCGAGCCGCGACAGCAAGAGCAGCCTGCACGTCACTCAGTGA
- a CDS encoding YcaO-like family protein yields the protein MSVFSYRACPARETLARVTPFLSRLGITRVSNQTGLDRIGIPVWCAFAPNAKAIVIAQGKGVTDDDARISAVMEAVERSVATMPTVQPLRSSLRDFQGSGSRSDSLNEFLGLHSKPLPEDGVLDWVEGRHLVSGQAVWLPYEAVHLDRSDDDRHYWQSSDGLASGNTAEEATFHGLMERIERDALVLWETSHAAQRWSRRIDPASIEAADVQSMLKMIDAAALDIALFDMTSDLGFAAMAAILAPRHRPRHPPLRHVEVTLGCGAGLQPELAASRAISEAVQSRMTFIAGARDDLLPALFEDAADTDILEALDVPVRIALASLPSWNAAGAADALKFTIQRLSDRGIDRLYAVDLAPDWLPASVVKVVVPQLESPDGDRRQRLGLRALSKALL from the coding sequence GTGAGCGTCTTCTCCTACAGGGCATGTCCGGCGCGCGAGACGCTGGCTCGCGTCACGCCCTTTCTGTCGCGCCTCGGCATCACACGCGTCTCCAATCAGACCGGGCTCGATCGGATTGGCATCCCCGTCTGGTGCGCGTTCGCGCCCAATGCAAAGGCCATCGTCATCGCCCAGGGAAAGGGCGTCACCGATGACGATGCACGGATTTCAGCCGTCATGGAGGCGGTGGAGCGCTCGGTCGCCACAATGCCCACCGTTCAGCCGCTACGGTCGAGCCTTCGGGATTTCCAAGGGTCCGGCAGCCGAAGTGACAGTCTGAACGAGTTCCTGGGCCTCCATTCCAAGCCACTGCCCGAAGATGGTGTCCTCGATTGGGTCGAGGGCCGACATCTTGTATCGGGGCAGGCCGTCTGGCTCCCTTATGAAGCGGTTCACCTGGACCGCAGCGACGATGACCGCCACTACTGGCAATCCTCAGACGGATTGGCCTCGGGCAATACGGCAGAAGAGGCGACATTTCACGGCTTGATGGAACGCATAGAACGCGACGCATTGGTCCTGTGGGAGACCAGCCATGCCGCGCAGCGCTGGTCGCGCCGGATCGATCCCGCGAGCATCGAAGCGGCCGATGTGCAATCCATGCTGAAAATGATCGATGCGGCAGCGCTCGACATCGCCCTGTTCGACATGACGAGTGATCTCGGCTTTGCCGCCATGGCCGCAATCCTTGCACCCAGACACAGGCCGCGCCACCCGCCGCTTCGCCATGTAGAGGTGACACTCGGATGCGGTGCCGGATTGCAGCCGGAACTTGCCGCTTCCCGGGCCATCAGCGAGGCTGTTCAATCGCGGATGACCTTCATTGCAGGCGCACGCGACGATCTTCTGCCGGCTTTGTTCGAAGACGCCGCCGATACCGATATCCTTGAGGCGCTGGATGTGCCGGTTCGCATCGCGCTGGCATCGCTCCCCAGCTGGAATGCCGCAGGCGCGGCAGATGCGCTGAAATTCACGATCCAGCGCCTGTCCGACAGGGGGATAGACCGCCTCTATGCCGTGGATCTCGCCCCGGATTGGCTGCCCGCGTCGGTCGTCAAGGTGGTTGTGCCGCAACTCGAAAGCCCGGATGGCGACCGGCGGCAGCGCCTGGGTCTCCGCGCGCTCTCAAAGGCTCTGCTATGA
- a CDS encoding MgtC/SapB family protein: METLAQELNHQTYLSVSVMALRLCVALFCGAVIGFEREWHDHAAGFRTHILICLAAAVVAIAAIEMTHLNTFETDQTRIDPLRLIEALTSGVAFLAAGTIVFARGEVRGLTTGAGMWLAGVTGLASGLGFWQLAFLATLMAMAVLWLLRMVERAMRLRDGKQAGRREDEKP, translated from the coding sequence ATGGAAACCCTGGCACAGGAATTGAACCACCAAACCTATCTGTCGGTCAGCGTCATGGCCCTTCGGCTGTGCGTCGCACTTTTCTGCGGCGCTGTCATCGGTTTCGAGCGGGAATGGCATGATCATGCCGCCGGTTTCAGAACCCATATTCTCATCTGCCTGGCCGCTGCCGTGGTTGCGATCGCAGCCATAGAGATGACGCATCTCAACACGTTCGAGACGGACCAGACCCGGATCGATCCCTTGCGGCTGATCGAGGCGCTGACCAGCGGTGTGGCCTTCCTGGCGGCCGGGACGATCGTCTTCGCCCGCGGGGAAGTGCGCGGCCTCACCACCGGTGCCGGCATGTGGCTGGCGGGCGTGACCGGGCTCGCCTCCGGTCTGGGCTTCTGGCAGCTGGCCTTCCTGGCCACGCTTATGGCCATGGCGGTACTCTGGCTGCTCCGGATGGTCGAACGGGCCATGCGATTGCGCGACGGCAAACAGGCCGGCCGAAGGGAAGATGAAAAACCCTGA
- a CDS encoding N-acetyltransferase, which yields MKHKIEVTANASAEEIARIGENLTGFNEGDVGPSNRLPLTVLVRNETGELVAGINGHTAWGWLYIQWLWVAEDQRGRGLAGQMLTAAEAEARSRDCHSAWIDTFNPVAEKAYRRHGFEVFGELPDFPLGRTRRFLKKKL from the coding sequence ATGAAACACAAGATCGAGGTCACCGCGAACGCATCCGCCGAAGAGATTGCGCGCATCGGCGAAAACCTGACGGGCTTCAACGAAGGCGATGTCGGTCCTTCAAACCGCCTGCCGCTCACGGTTCTGGTCCGCAACGAGACGGGCGAATTGGTCGCCGGCATCAATGGACACACGGCCTGGGGCTGGCTCTACATCCAGTGGCTCTGGGTCGCTGAGGATCAACGCGGCCGGGGATTGGCCGGGCAAATGTTGACGGCGGCGGAGGCGGAGGCGCGCAGCCGGGACTGCCACAGCGCCTGGATCGACACGTTCAACCCGGTCGCGGAGAAGGCCTATAGGCGCCATGGCTTCGAGGTCTTCGGCGAACTGCCTGATTTTCCGCTTGGCCGCACCCGCCGCTTCCTCAAAAAGAAGCTGTAA
- a CDS encoding anhydro-N-acetylmuramic acid kinase, which translates to MEPVWAVGLMTGTVLDGNIDVALLRTDGESIDSFGAYTLAPYDQSVRDLLERTLSAARQWNFEGPEPDLFREAEDALTRAQTQAVRDLVESAGLTMADIGIVGFHGQTVLHRAPQPGRVGATRQLGDGSLMADLLKTKVAYDFRSADVRAGGQGAPLAAVYHAALLRRGAQDSSAAVLNLGGVANITWTDGRGGLAAFDTGPANAPINDWVKQYGHGEMDRDGMLAAAGTVDEERLKQLLTHPYLSAAYPKSLDRFDFGAAMADGLSLQDGAATLTAFTASAVGKALDLLPVRPQKLFVSGGGRHNPTLMRMLAERARVSVQPAETLGWRGDAVEAECFAFLAVRVLRDLPISFPTTTGAREPMTGGRLAG; encoded by the coding sequence ATGGAGCCGGTTTGGGCGGTCGGGCTGATGACGGGGACCGTGCTGGACGGCAATATCGACGTGGCGCTGCTGAGGACCGATGGAGAATCCATCGATTCCTTCGGCGCCTATACGCTGGCGCCTTACGATCAGTCGGTGCGCGACCTTCTGGAACGGACGCTGAGCGCGGCGCGGCAGTGGAACTTCGAAGGACCGGAGCCGGACCTGTTCAGGGAGGCGGAGGACGCCTTGACGCGGGCGCAGACGCAGGCGGTCCGGGATCTGGTGGAGAGCGCCGGGCTGACGATGGCCGATATCGGCATTGTCGGCTTTCACGGGCAGACAGTGCTGCACCGCGCGCCGCAGCCGGGCCGGGTTGGCGCCACACGGCAATTGGGTGATGGCTCGCTGATGGCGGATCTCCTGAAGACCAAGGTGGCGTATGATTTCCGCAGCGCGGACGTGCGGGCGGGCGGCCAGGGCGCACCGCTTGCGGCCGTTTATCATGCGGCGCTTCTGCGCCGGGGCGCACAGGATTCCTCCGCCGCGGTGCTCAATCTCGGCGGCGTGGCTAACATCACCTGGACGGATGGCAGAGGCGGCCTTGCCGCTTTCGACACGGGTCCTGCCAATGCTCCGATCAATGACTGGGTAAAGCAGTACGGTCACGGCGAAATGGATCGCGACGGCATGCTTGCCGCAGCCGGCACGGTCGACGAAGAGCGCTTGAAGCAGTTGCTCACCCACCCTTATCTCTCCGCCGCCTATCCGAAATCGCTCGACCGCTTCGACTTCGGCGCGGCAATGGCCGACGGCCTGAGCCTCCAGGATGGCGCTGCAACCCTCACCGCATTCACCGCCTCGGCGGTCGGCAAGGCGCTCGATCTCCTGCCGGTTCGCCCGCAAAAGCTCTTTGTCAGCGGCGGCGGCCGGCACAATCCGACCTTGATGCGGATGCTGGCTGAACGGGCGCGCGTGAGCGTGCAACCGGCGGAAACGCTCGGCTGGCGGGGCGATGCCGTGGAGGCGGAATGCTTCGCCTTCCTCGCCGTTCGGGTCCTGCGTGACCTGCCGATCAGTTTCCCGACGACGACCGGCGCCAGGGAGCCGATGACCGGCGGACGGCTGGCCGGATGA
- a CDS encoding TfuA-like protein, protein MKIVFVGPSLPDAAAHASPDMIIRPPARQGDVMKALSEDATAIGLIDGVFEQVAPIWHKELLFALAKGLPVLGAASMGALRAAECAAFGMIGVGRIYEEFAKGERVDDADVAVLHAPAELRYAPLTVPIVNIDATLAEALRQGLVDEALAAALGSSARQIFYKERSWKRIASHAGFDWPAMQTLLERAAIDQKRLDALQMLDVLSRMPAVQKHEPRDWRFNSTPLWRALYGGEA, encoded by the coding sequence ATGAAAATTGTCTTTGTCGGCCCCAGCCTGCCGGATGCTGCCGCTCACGCGTCGCCGGACATGATAATTCGGCCGCCCGCCAGACAGGGTGATGTCATGAAGGCCCTGTCCGAAGATGCGACAGCCATTGGTTTGATCGACGGCGTCTTCGAGCAGGTCGCACCCATCTGGCACAAGGAATTGCTGTTCGCGCTTGCCAAAGGGCTTCCGGTATTGGGGGCGGCCAGCATGGGCGCCTTGCGCGCGGCCGAATGCGCGGCCTTCGGCATGATCGGCGTCGGGCGCATCTATGAAGAATTTGCGAAGGGTGAGCGTGTCGACGATGCCGATGTTGCCGTGCTGCATGCGCCGGCGGAATTGCGCTACGCGCCGCTGACGGTTCCGATCGTCAATATCGATGCGACTTTGGCCGAAGCCTTGCGGCAGGGACTGGTCGACGAAGCGCTGGCTGCCGCCTTGGGTTCTTCGGCACGGCAAATCTTCTACAAGGAGCGAAGCTGGAAGCGCATTGCCAGCCATGCCGGCTTCGACTGGCCGGCCATGCAGACGCTTCTTGAACGTGCCGCTATCGACCAGAAGAGATTGGACGCCCTTCAGATGCTTGACGTGCTGTCGCGCATGCCCGCCGTGCAAAAGCACGAGCCTCGCGATTGGCGGTTCAACAGCACGCCGCTCTGGCGTGCGCTCTATGGTGGTGAAGCGTAA